Within Dermacentor albipictus isolate Rhodes 1998 colony chromosome 3, USDA_Dalb.pri_finalv2, whole genome shotgun sequence, the genomic segment GCTAGAGCCACTGCATTTGCGTGACAGATTGCGCTTCACCCGCAAGCGCCGCAATGTCGCATCGTCAACGAGGCCACACGTTTTGCTTGTAGCGAACGACGAGCGGTTCAGCCGAAGAAGCAACTTCAATGAAAGTACCGCTTGGGCGCTACGACCCAACGTCGTTATCATTACGCGGAGGACACCGGCTAAGGGTAGCTAGGTGGGTCGACATTCGGAACGGTAAAGTAGAGCGAAAGAAGACCTGGACGTATGATTGCATAAGGCACACGCCAGGAGCTCATTCGactcgcgcgcacacacacactgaagCGAAGTTGGTTAGTTAGCCGCCTGTGTGGGTCTTACGTCTTGCTTCCCCACGTGTCGTTAGCGCTGCTTCCTCGTTCCTGACTAAGGACCTGACTAAGGACCACTCGGAAAGATGTGTAGCTCCGTGACTTCCGTTGTTGGGATGAGCCGTTGCGGACGAACGCTTTACTTTTCTCTTGCTTCTTTTTGACTGTGTGAGCATTAGGAGAGTCAAAGTGAAAAGAAGTGGATGTGTGCGATGTGTGGGAAGCCGGCCACGGCGTGGTGTCCATTGCAAATTGTACCAAaatttaaagagacactaaaggcaactATTAAGTCGAGCTAGGTTGAAAGATTATGCTTCCAGCCGTAATAACGAATTGGTCATTTATAATGAAAACAGAGCTTTTATGAGCGAGAAAATGACGAGAATAGAAAATCAGAGGCGCGCCATCTGTTGACGACTGAGGTACCTCTTACGTGTCGCGTGAGTCCCAGAGGGACTTGCAAAAGCTAAACACCTACATCCGCCAAGCACTACGCTTCGTATAAAGAGCTAAATAAAGAGCCTTCACCTGCAAAAGCCACAACAACGGCATAGAGATGACGTCCAGTCCTCCGCTTTGGCGCGGGCAGTTCAAATTGAGAAGCAGCAGCGGGACATTCAACGTCAATGTCCTAGGCATAAAATCGATATATCGACATGCAGAAAACGACGAAAGACTCCTAGACGGATACTCTGTCGATCTAGTTCGACTTTAtactttcctttagtgtccctttaaaaatatGCTAGTACCATgtgccacgtagctgcacagaaacAAAGTAATAGTGTTCATCGTAATGTTTAGGCAGCCAATAttttgtatttcgcctaattgcataattaatAATTATTAATAAATAACTTCTCACATATCGTAATCAGAGCATTCTTGTCAATCATAAAACTGTACGCCaccatgaaaaattcccgatccatCTTTCTGTTACACCATACCAGGCCAAGAGGTTCACCAGGATCCCAATTTGCCTGTACCATTCCACTCCGCATGAATACAATGACGTATGCAATGATGCCCAGAGGACGTGTTCCTCTGGCCACACTCACGCATATATCGAAGCCCGATCAGAGTATTACGTTGACGTCAGCTTATAGTAGGAAACCATTATTCGTGGGAAACCGCAATTCGTAGGAAACCATTATCTGTAGGAAACCATTATATGAACCGCATTGAAACACGTTTTCGCTACAGCACAAGACGCAAAGTACGCCTCGCTGCTCACGGATTTATACGAGATGTATACCTTTAATGGTTCATGAAACCGTGAGGGAATAAAATGCTCTTCATTGTACATGGGCCATAATTAAGCCTCATTAGACTCGCACATATGGGCTacgtaaacgtttttttttttttctaagcttgAAAGAAGCTCGTAAGAGCACGCGAAAAGTTTCCGCGCGACTGGTCGCGCTGCAATTGTTCCGTGTTTTGCGGGCTTTATTTTACGcctgaaaaaagaaacatttacgtagcacgtattgagcaacagaaagatggatcggaaatgtttcatggtggcctacaattttcttattgacaacTTTGctctgattataatatttgatacGTGAATTAATAATTAATAACTAATAGAGTAGTAAGGCAAAAAGAAAGTGACTTGCTCAAAGTGACCGCAAACAACATTACTGCCCAGCTGCATAtatactcttcttttttttttatttggcacaAGTTACGCGGGACACCCGGTATGGTTCGTGAGCGTCATTTCGTTATATGTTTCTTGCTCGTGCGCTCTTTGAATATTTGCAATCGAACGCTAAGCTTAGGTTTCAACCTATGCTTATCGAGGGCATATATACAACCGCTCTTTCCATAGCACACGTTTTCGCTATAATCCGAAGTCTGCGAAATAATTTGTGGGAAGCGTGCATGCATACAACTTAGCCAAGCATGAATATGCGAAGAAAATGAACATTTGTGTTCCTGAAAATAGTCATCACGCgccactttgtgtgtgtgtgtggaggggcaATTGTGAAATTATATAAAGGTCAAGAGGCAACGCCAGCCTCCAATTTCCTGTCCTGTTTCCCATGTTAAAACAGTTTCCGCGGAATTTCTCTTGGTGCCAGGTAATATATCCATGGGCCAGTATAGGCAGACAGGGCTAAACGGGGCTTTACTGGCGAAGTTGGAAGCAGTAGGCCTCTTACTTATgtccaattcttttttttttgtaactgacGTTTGGTAATGGCCTGACATTGCTGATCTGTAACCATGCCATCCCGCATATCAGCACACGCTCCAACAGCTTTCGCATTCTACCCTAATCATGTTTCGTTTAATTTCGCCGGCACATTTATGAAGCCTTTCTTGAAGCCTACAGTGCACTGCAGAAGAgaacgagagaaagaaagaggaaaggcagagggCTTTATAAGGACATAAACTATAAGAATGATAAACAACGTACATTTTTTGCTAACGCGTTCTCGCTGCCTCCCGCCACAAATATTTAGCGTTTCACGGTCAAGGTATCAGTTTCAGTGGCGCATACGTTCCACAAACAGGTGAACACTGGCGGCATATCCCGTCGGTCACTTTTCAAAACACGGCGACGGAAACGCACAAAGTCATATTTCAACGTGCACGGCCACCGGGTCTCGATCAGACCTACGTGTATTTTATTCTTCGGCATGACCTTTCGCATATTTGACATAAGGGCGTCAATACTCTAAATCGCCTTCTAACGAAACATACAATGCTTTCTACGGCATGTGCGCGGGCAGCCACGAAGGCTGCAAGTTTTTCAAGGCCAACGTGTATCGAGTTCAACGAGTACTCTTCCGTTTAAGCGAAGCTCTTTGAACGTAACGGCAATTAGATCGGTTAGGCCAATgattcctgtaaacaaagagcgcGTCTTgcgaagaacgaaagaaagaaaggaagaaaagcaaaaaaagaaacaaagtccttACGCAGAAGTGAAAGGAGTGCGACGTTTACGATTCTACCACAAGGCGAGACCGCTGGCTTTTGGCCAACAGCGAAAAACAGGACAGCAAAACGAATTAACACAAGGAAGCAAGCGGCGTCATTTATAAGGCTGTATATCTAACCTCGGGACTGAGCATAAGTAAGTTCTACGGAAATCGCCGCGATTCCCATGACGTCATCGCCCTAATTGAAATGCGCGAGTCCACTCCTCCGCTATACGTATATATGCGCTTATCGGCACAGCGGTCCCGAAAACATTTCAACAaaccaattcattttttttccattGAATGGTAGAATTCCCCGACCCAGGCCGTTTGAAAAGCGCTTCTGCTTGGTTCCTTACACAAAATCACGCGAttcaatcactttttttttcatatagctGAGAATCGTTCCATCTATAAAACAGTTACATTCGGTAAACATTTACGCGGTTATCTTTTTATTTCATATTGTTTATTATTTCGCGCCAGTGTTTGTGGACGAAACCGAACACACACACGTTGGTATATACAATGTATCACTTCGGGGTATACAGCAATGAAGCCGGATGGCAAACAACAAATTCGGGACAATAAGCGTGCTCCGATATTACGCTTGATTCGGCCCTGGTTACCCGGAAGTTGCTCAAATGCATGCAAATACATTATGTCACAAATTGTATAATTTTGGCGGCCGCTTGCACGGTTGCATCATACGTATCCAAGCTCAGAATGCCAATAATGTTACTTGTATACATTATGGATCTTTTTTAGACGTGAAAAATGACGACAACGCGAGCCGCAGTAGTGTTTTCATAAAGGTTTAGAGGTCGAACAACGATGTAACACCCGTTTCCTTCTATAGGCTGATGGCTTCGAAGGTAATGCCTGTCGCCAGGGCCGTGAGGTGAAGTATACGTTTATCGAAAAGAAGGAATGCACCCAAGAGCATCGAAATTTCAAATGCGTTGCACTCAGTAATACGATGTTAGTTGGGAACGCAGCGATATAAAAAGAAAACGGATAAGAGCATGCAAAAGCGTGACGCGAATTCGATACGGCGTGGAACGCGGTAGGGAACAAAGTCGGTGTGGCATTACAACTTACTAATGCGCAGAACGATGAAATAAATTATAGAAGAATGTCGTAAACAGACGCTACTTAATTGCGTGTCACAGGGGATAAGCTGGCGTCATTAAGATCCAACTGCAAGACACACTTCAATCaatcataataataaaaaacaattGGTAGCACGAAGAGGACCTTGCGTGAGTGGCGGAAAACGGCTTCAGCACACATGTTCACGGAAACTCGTAAACTATAGACAACTTCGATTGCGCCTATTGTGAGGAACAGCCTCTGCGCGGCCTGACAAATAAGAATCGTAAAACTCTCAGGGCGACAATAAACGTGCCACCATTTGCATCCGTCTGGCTTTATCATATCTATATACATAGGGAGAATGCCGTCTGCTCGAAACGCCTGGCAGGTGCAGAGCCGAACACTTTGACAGTGATGCCCGGACAATGTTGGCCCCCCCTCACAACGGCCGGATATCACTCCGTCTCATCGCCGGAGGTGCGGCAGTTCGTGGTCGAGGTTGCGTCGGGCGAACGCACCCCGACGCAATAGAAGAACGATCGCCGACGCGCGCTCTGTGCGAAGCAGCCGTTGCATGTAAAGCACGCAACTTCGGTCGGGAGATGGGATGCGTCGACGAAGCCCTCTGTTCTCTGGCATGGACCCCTCACGCCATTTTATGTCACCCTGCGCAGAACGTAAGGAAGAGAGGAGGACGTCTCCAACTGATCCTGGACACCGAACCGACGCCCGCGGAAACGGCACTCCGCCGCCATACGTGAGTGAAATTTCGTGACGCGTGATTTGTGTGCGATTCTGTTTGCGATATACTGCCACGTTCATCGCTGTTAACGCCGTAAAATAAGCGGTTGTGGATCACGGAATAAAGTCGACGTTCAGCAGTTGTTAAATTAcgagattttacgtgccaaaactacgatctcattatgagtgaggctcgccgtagtgaagcgctcaggaaattttgaccaccgggggttacataacatgcacctaaatccaagtacacgggtgttttcgcatttctcgcCCCCAGAAGttgttgctatatatatatatatatatatatatatatatatatatatatatatatatatatatatatatatatatatatatatatatatatatatatatatatatatatatatatatatatatatatatataacgagaaaaCGTTCAGGTATCTCTTTTTCGAATCAGCCGGTATATAAATACTGTGTGAAAGTGTGATTGTGTGCCCATTTAGTCTGTAACATAAGGCCAATTTCAGGCGAAACATAATCTCCTGTTTAGATGCATATCGAAAGAGCAATACGGTGGCTTATTTACAATCTAAACAAGAGTATTTAAAAGCACCTCTGGCGCGATAGGTGTTGCGAAAGGAAGCTCAATAAATAATTCACCAGGTTTCCTCGAAGGGGTTCAAAAGAAGGCCAGAGCCTTCATTTGAATCTTATTCCAGAGGTGCATAGTGCTTCGTCTGTACAGATGTTCAAGCGAAACTTGAAAATAGGGTCAACTCGTGCAAGAGAACCGAACAGTATGATGAAACCTGTCGCAATGTCATCTGATGCAAGATAAAATATGCTGGGGACAGTCGCCTCATTCAAACACGTCAAGTTACAAATAACTTCATCTGTCGGGTAAACAAGTAGGTTCTAATAGATGAAAGGCTCGCACATACGGGCTACATAAATGTCTTTTCtaagcctgaaagaagcccgttAGAGCACGCGAAAGGTGCCGCCGACGCACCCCGCCAGATCTTACAAAAGCAAGCATTGAATAACGCATAGACGCCAACTTTTGCAAAGCGCACACAAGGTATTTATTCGTAAATAAATGTCTCGTAACGAAGTGAAGCAAATAGTTGCACTGAAATCGTGATGCTGTGTCAAAAATCTGTAATAAATCGAGACATATTTCACATATACAAAGCATTCTTAATTTCATTGCGTTGTATAGGAACACCCCACTTGACGATGCAGTAATATAATGCGAGAACACTGGTTCGAATACATCTGCCATGTCATGTCCTGAGATATTCGTTTCACGCAAAGAGTTCACACTAAAATGCTAATGCGCCAATGTGCAGAAAGCCATGTGCACGCCTTAGTGCACGAGTATGAATAGACGcgagtacactgtaaaataatatacaccctaaaaagtgaaaaagggtgtaaatgtgtctataactcaagCCCTTCTAGGAAGTCCATTATATAGATAACcgcctaagggtgtgagttatagacacatttatacgctttttcactttttagggtgtaaattattttacaggcGCATTTAGTGTAGGAGTTGTTTTTTTTGTTCAAGCGAGCCATATCTCTCTGGGTAGGCGGTGAATCTAACAAAGACCTCGCTTGCACTTCCGCGAGCGCTGCGTTTTGTGGCCTGACACTCATGATGGACCTCATTCGGATCTGATAAGTAACATTCGTGAACTTTTGGAAGGCTGCAGCTGTATTCTTGCCTTGTCGCAGCGAATATCTAACACGTTcaagcagaaaaagaaatgaggtCGACGTCTTACATATGAAGGGACCAACATCCACTTAGATACATATTGTAAAGCAAAAGATCCTGCAAGCGTCAAAGGCAGCAGAATTGCACCCGCGGCTTTAGCTTACtgggcattgcgctgctgagctcgaagttGCGGGTTCTGTGGctacatttcaatgggggcaaattGCAAAAAAAGGTCGTGTAGATTTATGTGCCCGTTAAAGAATCTCAGGCGGCAAAAATTATTCCGGGGTCCCCCACTGCGCCATGCCTCatatcatatcgtggttttacAACGAATAGCCCGgaaacttaattttgaacacaGAAAAAATATAGGCACTGCATTCCGCATTAACGTTTCTTGGGTAAGCGTGTATAGGGAAAGCGTGTTCTGGCTATATGCAGGTCCTGAGGAGAGCGCATGATGCGTCGGGCCTTCGCACTGACCACTGCTCTGGGCGCCCTGTGTTTCCTGTTCCTGTCGCGCTACACGACCGTGCTGCCCTGGCTCAGCTGGTGGAAGTCGGCACGCTCGGAAGAAGACGAGGACCTCGAGGCCAGCGGCTACCTGATCCGCACGCCGGAGTGCCACATCCCCGCGTGGGACCCGTTCGACCCCAGCGTGGCCCACATGTACCGCAAGGTGGCCGACTTCGTGTGCCCCGGTAAACCCACCTTCCTACGCGTGCGTCCCAACGCAGTGCTGGTCGCGGACGACGCTCTCCTCTGGCGCTACTACAAGCTCAAGCGCTCGCAGGTCAAGTGCACCTACAGGGAGGTCTTCAGGAACCCCAAAGCCCCGGCGCACGTGGCCGACGATCGCTACAACCTGAGCGCTCCGAGGCAGCTGACCTTCGGCCAGCCCCTGAAGGTGCACCACGCCATCGTCAactgcttccacaaccaccaggAGGTGCTCGTGCAACACGTGCCCCTCGTGCCGGTGTCGCCGGAGCTGGAGCGCAAGCTCGAGCGGCTCCAAGAGACCCCCGGGAATTCGGAGGCGGCGAGGTTGAACGTGCTCATGGTGGGAGTGGACTCGATCTCCAACCTCAACTTCGAAAGGCACATGCCGAGGACCAAGGCGTTCCTGAAGGACGTTCTTGGTGCCGTGCAGCTTCATGGTTACACCAAGATCGGCGACAACACGTTCCCGAACATAGTGGCGCTGCTGACGGGGCACTTCCTGGAGTACTACTGGAACGAAAGCCTCTCCAGGTTCACTTTCGACGGGCTGGACTTCGTGTGGAAAGATTTCGCCAAGAGAGGGTACCGCTCGTTGTTCGCCGAAGACGCGCCTAGCATAGCCACTTTCAATTACCTCAAACACGGTTTCGCAAAACCGCCTGCAGACTACTACTTGAGACCGTTGTGCCTGGCCACGGAGAACTCGGCCGTGCGCTCCAAAGCGGGCCGTCACTGCTGGGGCTCCAAGATGGAGATGGAGGTCGTGTTCGACTACCTCGCCGACTTCGTCGAGGCGTGCGAGTCGCGTCCCCACTTCGGCTTCGCGTTCGTGGCTCGCCTCACTCACGACAGCCTCAACAACGCCGGATACGCCGACGCGCCCTCGGTGCGGCTCCTCGAGCGCCTGCACGGCAGCGGCGCGCTCAAGAACACGCTGCTCGTGTTCTTCAGCGACCATGGCCTGCGCTTCGGGCCCATACGCTCGACGTACGTGGGCAAGCTCGAAGAGCGCATGCCCATCATGTTCCTCGCTTTCCCAGAAGCCTTTGCGCAGCAGTACCCGACCGCGGTGTCGCGGCTGCGGACGAACACCCGGCGGCTGACGACGCCGTTCGACGTGCACGCCACGCTTCAGCACCTGGCTTCGTTCGCGCCGGACCGTCCCCACCGGACGATGCATGGCGTCAGCCTGTTCCACGAGGTCGCGTTCAACCGAAGCTGCGAGGACGCGTACATCTTTCCGCACTGGTGCACCTGTCAGAACAGGACGGTGGTGTCCGTCAACGACCCCGGTGTGATCAACGCGTCGCACGCGTTGGTGAGTGCCGTCAACTCCCAGCTGGAGCCCAGGGCCGAACTGTGCAGCCCGCTCGCGCTCTACAAGGTCGTCGACGCGACGGTGTCGCAGCCCAACGACAAAGTGCTCCGCTTCGTGCGCCACTACCACGACGTGATCGGCCGCGGAGTGCAGCTGGGGAAGAAAGTGACCGCGCCGCTCGATTACATGGTGACGGTGATGGTGAAACCCAGCAACGCACTGCTGGAGGCGACGATACGCTACTACGAGCCGACGGAACAGTACGTTGTGCTCGGTGACGTGAGCAGGTTAAACAGGTACGGCAGTCAGGGGGAGTGCATATCCGACGCGGTAATGCGCAAGTTCTGCTACTGTAGGACGCACCTGAAAGCCACTAGGGGACCGGGATGAGGAACATTGTTGTGGAAAAGCATCGGTTCTAAGCAGTAATAACGAGGCCTATGGACGGCACCTCGTGTTTTGTATAGCACGTACGTTGCGACACCTTTCAGCAACGCACGCATTCGCTTTTTTTGTATGGCGAGTGTGCAAACAATCTCTGGGGCCATgaatgaggaggggggggggggagtagagtGAGAGTATCACTGATGGATACAATACTCCCGTGTGTAAAGCGCGTCAACTTAATGGCGTTTCCGAAGACAAGCTAAAGATGGACATTTTACCTTTTGCAGGCAGGAACCACTGTTGCAGTGTGCTTCGAAGGAGTATCGaaatttacttttgtttgtttgttaccaTAGCAGTCTCAGAGAATAGGCAAACGTGCAGACATAGCATATGGAGGTTATGTAACTCGATAAAGCCACAGAACGATAACTATATCAACTAAAAACAGTGTGAAACTGGGTCACTTCGTGTAAATTAATGGCAAGATGCACCGACATGCCACCAACGAAGTTTAATCATTGTTTTGGGTGCCACATTCCGTGTTTATTCGTATTAAATGAACACCGATCAGAAGCTATATAGCGACACTGCCAGATCCAGCGCATTACTACCTGCTTTATTATTCACATATATATCACCATGATCTACAGTCATAAGTGCAGGTTCCAGACCATACAGGTATAGTATACAGATCTGGTCATTGTCTGTGATAcgcgccaaaaagaaaaaaaatgcatgggcTAATATGACCGACAGTATGTTCAGCGAGTAGCTCATGAATAGGATCATTTGTTATACGAATAAAGAATTGAATAGGTAAATAAACGTATTTGAGCAAAGGTCGCCGACACGGCTCTATTGTTCCGAGTCACCAATGAACGAGCTTTCCAAGCGACGAAACTGAACTTTGAAGGCTTTCTGCACCATCAAGAGAGCCTTAATTGTCTTCCAATAAAACGAGATCATCACAGAAAAGTAGTCGATTTGCTGATTCATTACATATTTTTATGGGACCTAAATGCCTTCAAAGAGCAACAAACATAAAGCTGACAGTATATATCGGCAAAAATAGGCTGGGTTATAAGTCTTTAACTCTGCCCTTTCCGGCACAATTGCGGTAGTAGCTTCCCTAAATCCCATGCAAACGCATCAAGCACGATAATTGGTATACCAATTATACGTTATTGTTACATCGTCTTTAGAGTATACTCTAAAGACGATGTAACAACAAAGTGCGAGAAAAAATAAACATCTGTCATACGGGCAGTCTTCGTGACGAAACCAGTCACCGTCAAGTCGTGTCAGTAAGCACACATCTACTTtgcctaacaaaaaaaaaaaagatatcttaCATACACCATCCACATGAGAGTATATTGTCAGCTCGCAGGCATCTCCAAAGGTTCCATATCTTTTAGTAACATAGCACATAATGTTCAACGAATTCTTTCATTAAGTTGATTTCCTTCGATTTAGCCATTCGCTATGTAGGCATCGAATGTACGCTtaatcttggccaatcctccagaatgagtATGTGCCGATGTGACACAAGACGTACAGAATCCTTAAATGTAACTAGATATTGCGTCGTACTTCGCTGACAGCCTTCGAGATAGAGTGACACTTGCCTTATCACCCTTCTTTCCTCGACAAGTATCATACATCACATTCATCTTCATGACATCTATGCTTACAGGTCTCGGATTGTGCATCCGCATGATTTTGTGCGAGTGCATGGTTGTAGTGCATGAACACAATTGCGTGAGGTTAAACTTGTGACTCTTGTGGGGGATCAACAAACATTACATGAGGTTGCATGCTGTACAGTATGAAAGTAAACACAATTTTACACACCGCCGTCAGTTGTATAGGATTTAACACACACCATTTGGCCAAACCATCGCCTCACGTGGAATGCAGCATGCATGCGTATTGACTATGCATATTTATGTTTGTGAAAGAACGCAGTGACAAGAGTCTGAAAAACTAACTTAATCTAGCGTATTTGGATAGGTCTATAGCCA encodes:
- the LOC135902520 gene encoding uncharacterized protein, giving the protein MMRRAFALTTALGALCFLFLSRYTTVLPWLSWWKSARSEEDEDLEASGYLIRTPECHIPAWDPFDPSVAHMYRKVADFVCPGKPTFLRVRPNAVLVADDALLWRYYKLKRSQVKCTYREVFRNPKAPAHVADDRYNLSAPRQLTFGQPLKVHHAIVNCFHNHQEVLVQHVPLVPVSPELERKLERLQETPGNSEAARLNVLMVGVDSISNLNFERHMPRTKAFLKDVLGAVQLHGYTKIGDNTFPNIVALLTGHFLEYYWNESLSRFTFDGLDFVWKDFAKRGYRSLFAEDAPSIATFNYLKHGFAKPPADYYLRPLCLATENSAVRSKAGRHCWGSKMEMEVVFDYLADFVEACESRPHFGFAFVARLTHDSLNNAGYADAPSVRLLERLHGSGALKNTLLVFFSDHGLRFGPIRSTYVGKLEERMPIMFLAFPEAFAQQYPTAVSRLRTNTRRLTTPFDVHATLQHLASFAPDRPHRTMHGVSLFHEVAFNRSCEDAYIFPHWCTCQNRTVVSVNDPGVINASHALVSAVNSQLEPRAELCSPLALYKVVDATVSQPNDKVLRFVRHYHDVIGRGVQLGKKVTAPLDYMVTVMVKPSNALLEATIRYYEPTEQYVVLGDVSRLNRYGSQGECISDAVMRKFCYCRTHLKATRGPG